From Carassius auratus strain Wakin chromosome 22, ASM336829v1, whole genome shotgun sequence, a single genomic window includes:
- the LOC113040041 gene encoding required for excision 1-B domain-containing protein-like, producing MAPTDLKNLVRRFYVLQAERVEAYKLFEEGHEAYLRTGPHYDFEHYKQLVHEITKAFCGISKEVLQIKEQLHQDFDRPDLSEHIDKMQIKEKEKLELTAKLQLAKQNAQDHPEDEDFQEKVREIKQDIIKNSAALSEILQDFKYDSEEPE from the exons ATG gcACCTACAGATTTGAAAAATTTGGTCAGAAGATTTTATGTACTTCAAGCTGAGCGTGTGGAGGCATACAAGCTATTTGAGGA gGGTCATGAGGCGTATTTAAGGACAGGGCCCCACTATGACTTCGAGCACTACAAACAGCTGGTACATGAGATAACAAAAGCATTCTGCGGCATTTCCAAAGAGGTTCTGCAGATTAAAGAGCAACTGCACCAAGACTTCGACCGGCCCGACCTCTCCGAACACATTGACAAAATGCAGATTAAAGAGAAGGAGAAACTAGAGCTG ACAGCTAAATTACAGTTGGCCAAGCAGAATGCCCAGGATCACCCAGAAGATGAGGATTTCCAAGAGAAAGTCCGTGAGATCAAACAGGA TATCATAAAGAATTCAGCAGCTTTGAGTGAGATTCTGCAAGACTTCAAGTACGACTCCGAGGAGCCGGAGTGA